The following nucleotide sequence is from Mytilus edulis chromosome 13, xbMytEdul2.2, whole genome shotgun sequence.
TGATATGCAGTATACAGTAGCAGTATTAGTAATTATTTCATGTATTCTGAGCCTTCATATTTCCTGTTAAATTCTTTTGGTTCGTTGTTGGTGTCTGTCGGGTCTggtggttggtttggttggttagAAAGGTTCTCACCGGTTTGCGAACACGTTACATACATTAAGTGCATTAATGCAACAATAACGCAATGTTACCGTAGCCTcaattattattgttacattcgtaatttaAAAAGTTTGGATCCTTACCCAACCCTGTATTCCGGAAATTAGTCTACAATGTTACACTaatattgttattattgttacattttcatgttaccgtagccagtgcctaacATATATCGAGACTTTCGATAATCTTCTTACCAATTTGATGGTGATCTTGATTTTTTACCTACTAGGTAGAATTATAAATCAATGATGCAAACAGCACATAATTTTAAACACTTGTTTGTAAAATTCACAGTCTTACCagtatataaagtttttaaactaAGCACCCCAACACACTGTGTAGATATTTGATGAAGTAGTAAACCCATATATCCTAGGTGGTTATGTTCCGATATATATTAACAGAGgaaaatacctgtacagaacagaACTTGATCATCTTGGTCTGAACGACAAAATAACGCCATTTGGTAGGTTTCCCAATGGCAAGTATCCACATTTTTGTCGGCGTCGTCTTGACCTTTGGCCTCTTTTGTTTCCGCTGGATTTTGACCTGGAGTGTGAAACACGAAATTTGCATTATTTAGGGGTCAGGGCTTTCGTCAGTTATGATATTAAGTATAGTGATTGTGCATGGCAAATACTTATATCTACAGTGATTCTATACAAAGATCAAtctttaaaaacttaactttgttaTAAAGAAACAAATTCTGGTAATAGACATAGTCAGAACAATTAATATtagttaaaaaacaatattaactaaaaatattgatatgttatggagctccttttcatgacattgatttttttaaatggcaaGAAAAGGCTGAcgtatttgcattggtattatttgggtctcaaatcgaaagaaaataaatctagaatctgcttaaattggGTAAATGACCGTTGATGAGCTATTGAAATGTTAAATAAGAAGGAAAAATGAGTTTTAATGGGCAAAATATTTCGCCTTGTATcgtaggaaaaaaaatatttggctttgagcgtttctgatgaaggtaaatctagaaaagtgcttcggacgcatttaaaaaaattattaaacgcgttgttttccatttttaaagatacatgttaaaaaaaaacagttattgtttTCCTTTCCTCGTTTCTATAAGTCTTTAATAACAGAAACTAGTTAAAGTTATTAAATAAAAGCTGAAATTTTATTGAAATGATAATTAATGAATTAAATGGTAGCTAATAAATTATTAATGATCTGCTAAAAACGATTACTTTCGACTGATTCTTAacccttttttaaatttaaggtAACTCTATATGTAACTTAGACTTAGGCGTTTTCTAAGAATAAGAGCTTTTATTCATACCACTTAAGTTGTGTTGGCGTAACTTCAGGCATCTAAGATTTTACAAGGAAATACTTATGACTTAGAATAATTTTGTTTGTGCATCCACAGTGCATACACTAAGCTAAAAAAGGCGGAGTTTCCTTTATTAAATTGACTTAGGTGTTAACGaaggaaaatcttaacttaatTAGCATTATGCACGCAAAAAACTTGAACCATACACTTTATCGAAAATATTTCATTGGACAGatatatatacacatacatgtagaagtttgacaaacactaattttaatcactgagaagcttaatacGTCTTTATTGATAGAACCTAAattaaacgtttagctgatttaaACAGAGTTATCTCCTGGTAGTGATATGTTCTCTTACCTTCACAAAATAAGTTGACTTCCGGAGCAAGTAGCTCCATCGATTTTCTCTCGGCCTTCCTTGCCTGGTTATATCTTCCACTTCTTCTCCCCATTCTGTTCCGTATTCAATGAAAGAAAATGTGGTTAGacaataaaaagaatatttttgtttGGCCTAACAATACCTTCTCAAAATCTTGTATTATCCTGATGTGAAAAGtggtgtttttaaaaaaaatagacaggTATGTAGACTAAAAAACGTCCGATACTTCAATTTCG
It contains:
- the LOC139500068 gene encoding uncharacterized protein isoform X3 — its product is MGRRSGRYNQARKAERKSMELLAPEVNLFCEGQNPAETKEAKGQDDADKNVDTCHWETYQMALFCRSDQDDQVLFCTEIINTEFKRRFQTKDILKIEKEEPEKKNLMEPEKELNRKVGLFVRMTGFLRKEKVKTQVPGLS
- the LOC139500068 gene encoding uncharacterized protein isoform X2, with the translated sequence MGRRSGRYNQARKAERKSMELLAPEVNLFCEGQNPAETKEAKGQDDADKNVDTCHWETYQMALFCRSDQDDQVLFCTEIINTEFKRRFQTKDILKIEKEEPEKKNLMEPEKELNRKVGLFVRMTGFLRKPGAMNCPPAPRHNFC